In one Pogona vitticeps strain Pit_001003342236 chromosome 14, PviZW2.1, whole genome shotgun sequence genomic region, the following are encoded:
- the TTC28 gene encoding tetratricopeptide repeat protein 28 isoform X1 encodes MEEQQAPPPPRGLRRWRRPGGGEGRRRDVPRETPLLARISLFTSKNLEGKSPDGPMLSKAEFVEKVRRSNQACHEGDFHGAIVLYGEALAVDPQNCILYSNRSAAYIKTQQYEKALDDAIQARLLNPKWPKAYFRQGVALQYLGRHADALAAFASGLAQDPKSLQLLVGMVEAAMKSPMRESLEPTYQQLQKMKLDKSPFVVVSVVGQELLTAGHHGASVVVLEAALKIGTCSLKLRGSVFSALSSAYWSLGNSEKSAGYMQQDLDVAKTLGDQMGECRAHGNLGSAFFSKGNYREALTNHRHQLMLAMKLKDREAASSALSSLGHVYTAIGDYPNALASHKQCVLLAKQGKDELSEARELGNMGAVYIAMGDFENAVQCHEQHLGIAKALGNQREEARAYSNLGSAYHYHRNFDKAMSYHNHVLELAQELEEKAIEMRAYAGLGHAARCMQDLERAKQYHEEQLSIAESLQDRAAEGRASSNLGIIHQMKGDYETALKLHKSHLSIAQELNDYAAQGRAYGNMGNAYNALGLFDQAVKYHRQELQISMEVNDRASQASTHGNLAVAYQALGAHDRALQHYQNHLNIARELRDIQSEARALSNLGSFHCSRGEFAQAAPYYELYLQLSPELQDMEGEGKVCHNLGYAHYCLGNYEEAVKYYEQDLALAKDLHDKLSQAKAYCNLGLAFKALGNIGKAEECQKYLLSLAQALGNPQAKFRALGNLGDLSICRKDVGGAIKFYEQQLSLAHQAADRKLEASAYAALGSAYRLVQKYDKALGYHTQELEVYQELGEAPGECRAHGHLAAVYMALGKYTMALKCYEEQLELGQKLKDPGIEAQVYGNMGITKMNMSAMEEAIGYFEQQLATLQQLSGSEAVLDRGRAFGNLGDCYEALGDYEEAIKYYEQYLSVAQSLNRMQDQVKAYRGLGNGHRAMGSLQQALVCFEKRLVVAHELGEAFDKAQAYGELGTLHSQLGNYEQAISCLERQLGIAREMKDQALEGSAACGLGSVYQQMGEYDTALQYHQLDLQIAEETNNSACQGRAYGNLGLTYESLGTYERAVVYQEQHLSIAAQMNDLVAKTASYSSLGRTHHALQNYSQAVMYLQEGLRLAEQLGRREDEARIRHGLGLSLWASGNLEEAQHQLYRASALFESIRHEARLSTDYKLSLFDLQTSSYQALQRVLVSLGHHDEALAVAERGRTRAFADLLVERQTGQQDVDPYSPVTVDQVLETVNSQRGLVLYYSLAAGYLYSWLLAPGAGILKFHECYLGDGLAETSGDYQESSASLQTVTSSALEQLSASVREALGVDSYYARACASSETESEAGDLMDQQFEEVNNKLTSATDPTGFLRMVSRNNLFNRSCQSMSSLFSVPVSPAKELATSSLPRRSSSFSKPPLRALYDLLIGPLEGGLMHSSGPVGRHRQLVLVLEGELYLIPFALLKGSSSNEYLYERFCLIAVPSIRALNANTKTQAKKNLSSYGSSPSMAAVIGNPKLPPSVMDRWLWGPMPSAEEEAYAVSELLGCQPLVGSLATKERVMSALAQAECAHFATHISWKLAALVLTPNTEGVTSGAGAGSGKGSLGNSYTIPESLRMQDDASDVESISDCPPLQEFLLTAADVLDLRLPVKLVVLGSYPESNSKVTADGLIGLTRAFLAAGAHCILVSLWPVPVAASKMFVHAFYAALLNGLKASAALGEAMRTVQSSKTFSHPSNWAGFTLIGSDVKLNSPSSLIGQALTDILQHPERARDALRVLLHLVEKSLQRIHSGQHNSMYTSQQSVENKVGGIPGWQALLTAVGFRLDPPASGLPAAVFFPTADPGDRLQQCSTTIQSLLGLPNAALQALCKLIAASETGEQLISRAVKNMVGMLHQVLVQLQVGEKEQDFSLAPIQVSISVQLWRLPGCHEFLAALGFDLCEVGQEEVILKTGKQASRRTMHFALQTLLALFDSTELPKRLSLDSSSSLESLASAQSASNPGPLGYQNPPFSPTCPDSLASDAISVYSLSSIASSVSFVSKPEGLSEAGSSRGRQDLDRTKNPSYLQRSCMPHGQFSPQSGTGPGKEEEEYEGFSIVSNEPLATYHENRRMCFSPDQKSSRTPQAGGLKGSVSCKGSISSPNSPVKMMLIPSPNSPFQKVGRLAGSDTGESDQSSTETDSTVRSQEEESNLKLDPQELAQKILQETQSHLLAVEHLQRSGGGSHLSKSGSLDGGAVTPTGSSSFRSSETSAFSRPLCSVYKSHPSPSPTPLKPKPPTRSSSLQKVSSGYSSPTGSSSEGPAKEGASPHSSQPSPSSDFHGSGQEQPLFRLKYPSSPYSTHISKSPQNISPSSGHHSPAGSTPSPALSYSSASSSRSSPADAPTLDKLKMAAIDEKVQAIHNLKMFWQSAPQHSTGPPKAAGNSGGRGPSRRDVLSLLNLSPRHSKEEGRDRLELKDLSSPHPPSSLQRNPPNGHRRQGGALTPSPSPLPNSTPGSGHPVRMPSGNGYKFLSPGRFFPSSKC; translated from the exons GCCTACTTCCGCCAGGGCGTTGCCCTCCAGTACCTCGGGCGCCATGCCGATGCTCTGGCTGCCTTTGCTTCTGGGCTGGCGCAAGACCCCAAGAGTCTGCAGCTGTTGGTGGGGATGGTGGAAGCCGCCATGAAGTCTCCCATGCGAG agTCTCTCGAGCCGACGTACCAGCAGCTGCAGAAAATGAAGCTGGACAAGAGTCCCTTCGTGGTGGTCTCGGTGGTTGGCCAGGAGCTCCTGACGGCCGGCCATCACGGGGCCTCGGTGGTGGTCCTGGAAGCAGCCCTGAAGATTGGCACCTGCAGCCTCAAGCTGAGGGGCTCCGTCTTCTCCGCCTTGAGCAGCGCCTACTGGTCCCTGGGCAACTCAGAGAAGAGCGCTGGCTACATGCAGCAGGACTTGGACGTCGCCAAGACTTTAG gtgACCAGATGGGGGAATGCCGAGCTCACGGCAATTTGGGCTCTGCATTCTTCTCCAAAGGAAACTACCGGGAGGCCTTGACGAACCACAGACATCAGCTGATGCTTGCTATGAAACTCAAGGACAGGGAG gcggCCTCCTCGGCACTCAGCAGCCTGGGCCACGTCTACACGGCCATTGGCGACTACCCCAACGCGCTGGCGAGCCACAAGCAGTGTGTTCTCCTGGCCAAGCAAGGCAAGGACGAGCTCTCGGAGGCCCGGGAGCTGGGCAACATGGGGGCGGTCTACATCGCTATGGGGGACTTTGAGAACGCAGTGCAGTGCCACGAGCAGCATCTGGGCATTGCCAAGGCCCTGGGGAACCAGCGGGAGGAGGCCCGGGCCTACTCCAACCTGGGCAGCGCCTACCACTACCACCGCAACTTCGACAAGGCCATGTCTTACCACAATCACGTCCTGGAGCTGGCCCAGGAGCTGGAGGAGAAGGCCATTGAGATGCGGGCCTACGCTGGCCTGGGCCATGCGGCCCGCTGCATGCAGGACCTGGAGCGGGCCAAGCAGTACCACGAGGAGCAGCTGAGCATCGCCGAGAGCCTGCAGGATCGGGCCGCTGAGGGCCGGGCCTCTTCCAACCTCG GGATCATCCACCAGATGAAGGGAGACTACGAGACGGCTCTGAAGCTGCACAAATCCCACCTCTCCATCGCGCAAGAGCTGAACGATTACGCGGCCCAGGGCCGGGCGTACGGCAACATGGGCAACGCCTACAACGCCCTGGGTCTCTTCGACCAGGCCGTCAAGTACCACCGGCAGGAGCTGCAGATCTCCATGGAGGTGAACGACCGGGCTTCGCAGGCCTCCACCCACGGCAACTTGGCCGTGGCCTACCAAGCCCTTGGCGCCCATGACCGGGCCCTCCAGCACTACCAGAACCACCTCAACATTGCCCGGGAGCTTCGGGACATCCAGAGCGAGGCTCGCGCCTTGAGCAACCTGGGCAGCTTCCACTGTTCGCGGGGGGAATTTGCCCAGGCGGCCCCCTACTATGAGCTGTACCTGCAGCTCTCTCCAGAGCTCCAGGACATGGAGGGGGAAGGCAAGGTCTGCCACAACCTGGGCTACGCCCACTACTGCCTGGGCAACTACGAGGAGGCCGTGAAGTACTACGAGCAGGACCTGGCTTTGGCCAAGGACCTCCACGACAAGCTGAGCCAGGCCAAGGCCTACTGCAACCTCGGCCTGGCCTTCAAGGCTCTGGGCAACATCGGCAAAGCCGAGGAGTGCCAAAAGTACCTCCTGTCGCTCGCCCAGGCGCTCGGCAACCCTCAGGCCAAGTTCCGGGCCCTGGGCAACCTGGGCGACCTCTCCATCTGCAGGAAGGACGTGGGCGGGGCCATCAAGTTCTACGAGCAGCAGCTGAGCCTGGCCCACCAAGCGGCCGACCGGAAGCTGGAGGCCAGTGCCTACGCGGCCCTGGGCTCGGCCTACCGCCTGGTGCAGAAGTACGACAAGGCCCTGGGCTACCACACGCAGGAGCTGGAGGTCTACCAGGAGCTGGGCGAGGCGCCGGGAGAGTGCCGGGCCCACGGGCACCTGGCCGCCGTCTACATGGCCCTGGGGAAGTACACCATGGCCTTGAAGTGTTACGAGGAGCAGCTGGAGCTGGGCCAGAAGCTGAAGGACCCCGGGATCGAGGCCCAAGTGTACGGGAACATGGGGATCACCAAGATGAACATGAGTGCCATGGAGGAGGCCATCGGCTACTTCGAGCAGCAGCTGGCCACCCTGCAGCAGCTGAGTGGCAGCGAGGCCGTGCTCGACCGAGGCCGGGCCTTTGGCAACCTGGGCGACTGCTACGAGGCCCTGGGGGACTACGAGGAAGCCATCAAGTACTACGAGCAGTACCTGTCGGTGGCGCAGAGCCTGAACCGCATGCAGGACCAGGTCAAGGCCTACCGAGGCCTGGGCAACGGGCACAG ggcCATGGGGAGCCTGCAACAGGCCCTCGTCTGCTTTGAGAAGAGGCTGGTGGTGGCCCACGAGCTCGGGGAGGCCTTTGACAAAGCACAGGCCTACGGGGAGCTGGGCACCCTGCACAGCCAGCTGGGCAACTATGAGCAGGCCATCTCCTGCTTGGAGCGCCAGTTGGGCATCGCCCGGGAGATGAAGGACCAAGCCCTGGAGGGGAGCGCGGCCTGCGGCCTGGGCAGCGTCTACCAGCAGATGGGGGAGTATGACACAGCGCTGCAGTATCACCAGCTGGACCTCCAGATTGCCGAGGAGACGAACAACTCGGCCTGCCAGGGCCGGGCCTATGGCAACCTGGGCCTGACCTATGAGTCCCTGGGCACCTATGAGCGGGCGGTGGTCTACCAGGAGCAGCACCTGAGCATTGCGGCCCAGATGAACGACCTGGTGGCCAAGACCGCCTCTTACAGCAGCCTGGGCAGGACCCACCACGCCCTCCAGAACTACTCCCAGGCCGTCATGTACCTGCAGGAAG GGCTGAGGCTAGCAGAGCAGCTGGGGCGCCGGGAGGACGAGGCCAGGATCCGGCATGGCTTGGGCCTCTCTCTCTGGGCGAGTGGGAACCTGGAAGAGGCTCAGCATCAG CTCTATCGGGCATCGGCACTCTTTGAGAGCATCCGGCACGAGGCCCGGCTAAGCACGgactacaagctgtccctcttcgACCTGCAGACGTCCTCCTACCAGGCCCTGCAGCGGGTGTTAGTCAGTTTGG GGCATCATGATGAAGCGCTGGCAGTGGCCGAGAGGGGCCGAACGAGGGCCTTTGCTGACCTGCTGGTTGAGCGCCAAACCGGGCAGCAGGATGTGGACCCCTACTCCCCGGTGACGGTGGACCAGGTCCTGGAGACAGTGAACAGCCAGCGGGGTCTGGTCCTCTACTACTCGCTGGCTGCGGGATACCTCTACAGCTGGCTCCTGGCTCCCGGGGCAG ggaTTTTAAAGTTCCACGAATGCTACCTGGGCGATGGCCTGGCGGAGACCTCAGGGGACTACCAAGAGAGCAGTGCCAGCCTTCAAACGGTCACCAGTTCGGCTCTGGAGCAGCTCAGCGCTAGTGTGCGGGAAGCCCTGGGGGTGGATTCCTACTATGCGCG CGCCTGCGCCAGCAGTGAGACTGAGAGCGAAGCGGGAGACCTCATGGACCAGCAGTTTGAGGAGGTGAACAACAAGCTCACTTCGGCCACGGACCCCACCGGCTTCCTGCGGATGGTCAGCAGGAACAACCTCTTCAACAG GAGCTGCCAGAGCATGAGCAGCCTCTTCAGCGTCCCCGTGTCTCCGGCAAAGGAGCTGGCCACCTCCTCGCTGCCCCGGCGGTCCAGCTCCTTCAGCAAGCCCCCGCTGCGTGCCCTCTATGACCTGCTGATTGGACCCCTGGAAGGG GGTTTGATGCACTCCAGTGGCCCAGTGGGCCGTCACCGGCAGCTCGTCCTGGTGCTGGAAGGGGAGCTGTACCTCATCCCCTTTGCTCTCCTCAAGGGTAGTTCCTCCAACGAGTACCTCTATGAGCGCTTCTGCCTCATCGCTGTGCCCTCCATCCGAGCCCTGAATGCCAACACCAAG acCCAGGCCAAGAAGAACCTCTCTTCCTATGGGAGTTCCCCCTCTATGGCGGCTGTCATCGGCAACCCCAAGTTGCCCCCCTCCGTGATGGACCGGTGGCTGTGGGGGCCCATGCCCTCGGCCGAGGAGGAGGCCTATGCTGTGTCAGAGCTGCTTGGCTGCCAGCCCCTGGTGGGCAGCCTGGCGACCAAGGAGAGAGTGATGAGTGCCCTGGCCCAGGCGGAGTGTGCCCACTTTGCCACCCACATCTCTTGGAAGCTGGCAGCTCTGGTCCTGACACCCAACACCGAGGGTGTCACCTCGGGGGCCGGTGCTGGCAGTGGCAAAGGCTCCTTGGGGAACTCGTACACCATCCCAGAGTCTCTGCGTATGCAGGACGATGCCAGTGACGTGGAAAGCATCTCGGACTGCCCACCTCTGCAGGAGTTCCTGCTCACAGCTGCTGATGTGCTGGACCTTCGCCTGCCGGTCAAGCTGGTGGTCCTGGGCTCCTACCCTGAATCCAACAGCAAGGTCACCGCCGATGGGCTGATCGGGTTGACCCGGGCCTTCCTGGCAGCCGGAGCCCACTGCATCCTGGTGTCTTTGTGGCCCGTGCCAGTGGCTGCCTCCAAGATGTTTGTTCATGCTTTCTATGCCGCCCTGCTCAATGGGCTCAAAGCCAGTGCCGCCCTGGGGGAGGCCATGAGAACCGTACAGAGCAGCAAGACCTTCTCGCACCCCTCAAACTGGGCAG GCTTCACCCTGATTGGGAGCGACGTGAAACTGAACAGCCCATCATCACTGATTGGGCAAGCGCTGACAGACATCCTACAGCATCCGGAGCGGGCCCGCGATGCCCTGCGAGTTCTCCTGCACCTG GTGGAAAAGTCCCTGCAGCGTATCCACAGTGGGCAGCACAACTCCATGTACACCTCCCAGCAGAGTGTGGAGAACAAGGTGGGGGGCATTCCCGGCTGGCAGGCGCTGCTGACGGCAGTGGGCTTCCGCCTAGATCCCCCGGCCAGTGGCCTTCCGGCGGCCGTCTTCTTCCCCACTGCGGACCCTGGAGACCGGTTGCAGCAGTGCAGCACCACTATCCAGTCCTTGCTCG GTTTGCCCAACGCTGCTCTGCAGGCGCTTTGCAAGCTCATCGCTGCCTCTGAAACTGGGGAACAACTCATCAGCCGG GCTGTTAAAAATATGGTGGGAATG CTCCATCAGGTCTTGGTGCAGCTCCAGGTTGGAGAGAAGGAGCAAGACTTCTCTTTGGCCCCGATCCAAGTGTCCATTAGTGTCCAACTGTGGCGTCTGCCGGGGTGCCACGAGTTCCTGGCAGCTCTAG GCTTCGATCTGTGTGAAGTTGGGCAGGAGGAGGTGATCCTGAAGACAGGCAAGCAGGCCAGCCGCCGGACGATGCACTTTGCCCTCCAGACCTTGCTGGCCCTTTTTG ACTCCACAGAGCTGCCCAAACGGCTGAGTTTGGACAGCTCTTCCTCCCTCGAGTCGCTGGCCTCGGCTCAGTCGGCCTCCAATCCTGGCCCGCTTGGCTATCAGAACCCCCCGTTCTCCCCGACATGTCCCGACAGCCTGGCTTCCGATGCCATCTCCGTGTACAGCCTCAGCTCCATTGCCTCCTCGGTCAGCTTTGTCTCCAAGCCTGAGGGCCTGTCAGAAGCAGGCAGTTCCCGCGGGCGGCAGGACTTGGACAGGACCAAGAACCCCTCCTATCTGCAGAGGTCTTGCATGCCACACGGCCAGTTCTCGCCTCAGAGTGGCACTGGCCcaggcaaggaggaggaggagtatgaAGGTTTCTCCATTGTCAGCAACGAGCCACTGGCAACCTATCACGAGAATAGACGGATGTGCTTTTCCCCCGACCAGAAATCTTCCCGGACTCCTCAGGCTGGAGGACTGAAAGGTTCTGTCAGTTGCAAGGGGAGCATCAGTTCCCCCAACTCCCCGGTCAAGATGATGCTCATTCCTAGCCCAAACTCCCCGTTCCAAAAGGTTGGGAGACTGGCAGGCTCAGACACTGGTGAATCGGACCAATCAAGTACCGAGACGGACAGCACCGTCAGGTCCCAGGAGGAAGAGAGCAACCTGAAGCTTGAccctcaagagctggcccagaagatTCTGCAGGAGACGCAGAGCCACCTTCTAGCCGTCGAGCACCTCCAGCGTAGTGGGGGCGGTAGCCACCTCAGCAAGAGTGGCAGTTTGGACGGCGGAGCCGTGACACCCACTGGGTCGTCTTCCTTCCGATCCTCTGAGACCAGCGCCTTCAGCCGGCCGCTGTGCTCGGTCTacaaaagccacccttccccatCTCCCACCCCCCTGAAACCAAAACCTCCCACAAGAAGTTCCTCGCTGCAGAAAGTCAGCTCCGGCTACAGCAGCCCCACAGGCTCCTCCTCCGAGGGGCCTGCCAAGGAAGGCGCGAGCCCCCACAGCAGCCAGCCTTCCCCCAGTTCTGACTTTCACGGCTCGGGGCAAGAGCAGCCTCTCTTTCGGCTCAAGTACCCCAGCTCTCCCTACAGCACGCACATTTCCAAATCACCCCAGAACATCTCCCCGAGCTCAGGGCACCATTCTCCGGCGGGCAGCACCCCGTCCCCTGCCCTGTCCTACTCCTCTGCCAGTTCATCCCGTTCCAGCCCCGCTGACGCCCCAACCCTCGACAAACTCAAGATGGCGGCGATTGACGAGAAGGTGCAGGCCATCCACAACCTGAAGATGTTCTGGCAGAGTGCCCCGCAACATTCCACGGGTCCCCCAAAGGCCGCCGGCAACTCTGGAGGAAGAGGCCCCTCCAGGAGAGACGTCCTGAGCTTGCTGAACTTGTCCCCTCGGCACAGCAAGGAGGAAGGCCGTGACAGGCTGGAGTTGAAGGACCTGTCTTCTCCTCACCCCCCCTCTTCCCTGCAGAGGAACCCCCCCAATGGACACAGGCGCCAGGGGGGAGCCCtgactccctccccctcccccctccccaacagcACACCAGGTTCTGGGCACCCTGTACGGATGCCCTCTGGGAACGGTTACAAGTTCTTGTCGCCAGGGCGGTTCTTCCCGTCCTCCAAGTGCTGA